The stretch of DNA cgGCTAAATTTCAGATGCTTTTTTCAGATTTTTAAGGATGACCAACTTTTCCACGTGAGTGTAGGAAGGATTTATTCCCACTTTTAGAATCgcaattattatgaaattttcaTTGTTAGATTCGGTGTAAAGATTTTAGGCCCATGAAATCAGAAGTTATGCTGAGGATGCCAACTTCAGAGTCAACATAGGAGGGTCCAACATTATTACGTGGGCcctactattaaataatgtaaattcagtataaaaataatgtatttttaatatattaaaatgtatattatattgtgtgggccatactattaaataatatacattcagtataaaaataatgtatttttaatatattaaaatgtatattatattcaggagatatacattatattgtataatgtatatttagtatacaaataatgtacatttagtatattaaaaatgcacttTCTTGTTATAGTACACACAACACTGTGTGGattatggtctacacaataatttgcttaGGAGGGTCAAGTTAGCACGTGAGATCGAAAAAGTGAAACTCAATTCGCttgaaaaatattgtgtatttgtgttagtAAAGAGCGTTACCAAATGAGTCAGTCATTACCTTTTGTCGAAAAATATCCCGTAAATAAAGAGCGGTACTTAATGAGTCAATAATTACCTTTTGTCGTATTCACATATACACACAATTGTTCTCTCAAaaccattctttttttttttgaacagtATATTTTCACTTTAAAAGTAACAAGCTGCCAAAGCAAGTACGATTTTGAATAACACATTCTAACTGTTTTCTTATTAAAGACTTGGTTAGAATTGTTGTAATTTCGGTGTATTCTTGTGTCAATCTTACGTTCAGAACCATTCAGAGAAGAAATGAGTGATAAGGAAAGCTAGAGAAGGCATAAAAACTGCTCAGAAATCAGACCCCATTCTCATTAGATaaccattattatatatacatatacataatggAAAAACTGAATACCAAAAGATACCATAAATACAGGACAATGGCCATAATACCACATATATTTAGAACAAGAATGACTAattatagtaaaaaaattaaaagccaTACACCTAATAAGTCAAAAATATTACTTGGGAGCCAAATAttgaaataacttaataagCAAAGCATTTTTAACATTTGATTTGGTTGTATAAATTAGGGTAAATTCTACACTGCTCGACAATAAGAATGTTAAGCGAAGAGAAACAGCACAATGCAGCAGCAAAGCCAACACCACCACAAGGAAAGCATTAAGAACACTGTTCTCAGGTAAAGTGCAAGCAAGAAGCTGTGGTTTCATCATTGACAATTAGTGCAcaatcaagaaaacaaaatcttTACACTGAATAGCTTTTTCACCATACAAATACACTAACACCTCCCCTCAATTACAATTATCATTCCTAACTGTAAAAGGCCATACCAGAGAACTATGGCATGAACACGGCCGCCATTCCATTGAAGATATAATGAAACCAGTGAATGATTGCGTTCCATTAAAGATATAACGAAACTGGTAAATGATTGATTGCATCTCGGTTGTCCTACAGCTCATGGCATCTGAAGGGGTATCTAAGGTAGTAATATGTACCTATAACGAGTCTAAGCTGCAATCACAACGCTCTGCTGAAGTAAATGTTCATGAAATACCTTGATGGATTGAAGCCGCTCAAAATAACTACAAGGAAGAGAAGTTATCAGAATGGTAAATGAATGCAAGTTAAGCGAGAAAAGGAAGAGGCTTATTTACTTACAAATAGGTGAAAGGACAATGACAATGCCAATTGGGTAAAGGAAGAGCGTGGTCCTTTCCAAAAAGGGCAATACTGCAGGGTAGGAAAATTTATGATTATTAGACATATTTGGGAGTCAACAAGTTCTTTAGAGTAAAATCAAAGTAGAATTATCTTACCATCATAACCTAAAAAATTGAGGTAATGATAGTAGGATGCAGCAATCATGAAGAGCAAATTTGATAGTAGAAGGGGAATGAAACCATGAGTAACCAAGATAGgggaaagaaaataatgtacgactgttacaaaataaaataaaaaagattagtAGCGTTTCAACATGTTGAGTTAAACCATAAATATTCCAAATTTGCTTTTACCATAAAGCATGATGAACACTGGGAAGAAAGAGTTGCAGTGGACATCAAATGCATACAACCTTCACAAGGAAAAAAGGGTCAAgaaaaattaatgaataaatCCAAATTCAAATGAATTCACTCAAGTGCATTAAAAAGATAGGAAGAATGTCAAAGTGCCATAAACATTCCATTCTTCATTTGATAAACAACCATTAAATTATTCGCATCAACTGTAGTAACACTGTAACAGTGATTTGAACAAATTATGTCAAAGCAatacaaagaaagaaagaaatagaCAAACTCGGGACATGGAGAGATCTAAACTTGCCATTCGACCCGTTGTTCCACCACGTGACTGCTTGGAGCTTCCTCTCGTAGATAATTGTTTGTCAAGAACCTGTATGGACATTGTCACATTAGAATATTAGATTTACCATGAACCACCTTACTCACTCTGGAAATGACATCATTGGGGTTTAAAATAACTACTCCATAGTATAATGCTGGtcttttttttctgaaaaaataaacaagtccaaatacagagtgtactgaatatacacaTATCATTAGAATGGAATGAAAACATTTAGAGAACTTCTCTCTAACAACATAA from Ipomoea triloba cultivar NCNSP0323 chromosome 7, ASM357664v1 encodes:
- the LOC116026130 gene encoding protein unc-50 homolog; translated protein: MLPTNSSKGRTSSYARQNPVFPQYIRRIVKWQQMDIEYTFWQMLNLCTSPKVVYQHTKYHKQTKNQWARDDPAFVVICSLLLIVATLAYCAAYDHSAGHAVFVIISVLLFHFLVAGAVLATCCWFLTNNYLREEAPSSHVVEQRVEWLYAFDVHCNSFFPVFIMLYVVHYFLSPILVTHGFIPLLLSNLLFMIAASYYHYLNFLGYDVLPFLERTTLFLYPIGIVIVLSPIFILSGFNPSRYFMNIYFSRAL